One stretch of Actinacidiphila sp. DG2A-62 DNA includes these proteins:
- a CDS encoding DUF1697 domain-containing protein has product MTTTTGTTGTSCVALLRGINVGGRNKVPMQTLRELIARIGGTDVRTHLQSGNAVFRHTEQDTRQLASALEQALAEELGLTLSCLVRSAPELRRVVEANPFPMEGIDGARFLVVFLSAAPPPERLAAIDPAAYAPDAFAAGERVLYVNLPNGIRDSKLATMFTDRRLSVTATARNWNTVTKLLALAES; this is encoded by the coding sequence GTGACGACGACCACGGGCACCACCGGTACGAGCTGCGTCGCGCTGCTGCGGGGCATCAACGTCGGCGGCAGGAACAAGGTTCCGATGCAGACGCTGCGCGAGCTGATCGCACGGATCGGCGGCACGGACGTGCGCACCCATCTGCAGAGCGGCAACGCCGTCTTCCGCCACACCGAGCAGGACACGCGGCAGCTCGCATCGGCGCTGGAGCAGGCGCTGGCCGAGGAGTTGGGGCTGACGCTGTCGTGCCTGGTCCGGTCGGCGCCGGAGCTTCGCCGGGTGGTCGAGGCGAACCCGTTCCCGATGGAGGGGATCGACGGGGCTCGCTTCCTCGTCGTCTTCCTCTCCGCGGCGCCGCCGCCCGAGCGGCTGGCCGCGATCGACCCGGCCGCCTACGCGCCGGACGCGTTCGCCGCGGGCGAGCGGGTGTTGTACGTCAACCTTCCGAACGGCATCCGCGACTCGAAGCTGGCCACGATGTTCACGGACCGCCGCTTGAGCGTGACCGCGACCGCGCGCAACTGGAACACGGTCACGAAGCTGCTCGCCCTCGCCGAGAGTTGA
- a CDS encoding AAA family ATPase, with amino-acid sequence MSTRHHRPLVTELRLSAFKSHRGATFGLGPLSLLTGGSGTGKSSVLEGLAALGRLACGDTLAEALGSAVRGGAAACVPQDAAADAQGRRGFRIGCTVTGPVGPVRLDVAVQVEPTLRIVGERLTGAGETLLTTALRDPSRSTVQAAWHTAGVVAVTRAPLPDDRLATALLPLRVAGRTDGQRLVLAAVEQVVVALRGVFPVSPRPDQMRAPVPVGDGRLRSACDNLSAVLARTEGECSIRHGMLVHAVRAVCSGPVEGLTALPAVLPGDGRGPLADAVIAAVDRGPLGALPIDRLGDGELRFLALALVLLTGPGVLDVDTSTELLPAGQVLTVVADGLDLGMDRRQARELLRLAGLAASRGHIRLLATVQDQTCADGMGGVSVTALGGEQGGGAGRQDEVDQSG; translated from the coding sequence ATGAGCACCAGGCACCACCGGCCCCTCGTCACCGAACTGCGGCTGTCGGCCTTCAAATCGCACCGGGGGGCGACGTTCGGGCTGGGCCCGCTGTCGCTGCTCACCGGTGGTAGCGGCACCGGGAAGTCCAGCGTGCTCGAGGGGCTGGCAGCGCTCGGCAGACTCGCCTGCGGCGACACGCTCGCCGAGGCCCTCGGGTCCGCGGTGCGCGGCGGCGCCGCCGCGTGCGTGCCGCAGGACGCGGCGGCCGACGCGCAGGGCCGCCGCGGCTTCCGGATCGGCTGCACTGTGACCGGCCCGGTCGGGCCGGTCCGGCTCGACGTCGCCGTGCAGGTCGAACCCACGCTGCGCATCGTCGGCGAACGCCTGACCGGCGCCGGCGAGACGCTGCTGACCACGGCGCTGCGCGATCCCTCCCGGTCCACCGTCCAGGCCGCCTGGCACACCGCCGGGGTCGTCGCCGTCACCCGTGCCCCGCTGCCGGACGACCGGCTGGCGACCGCCCTGCTGCCGCTGCGCGTCGCCGGACGCACCGACGGCCAGCGGCTCGTCCTGGCGGCGGTCGAACAGGTCGTCGTGGCGCTGCGCGGGGTCTTCCCCGTCTCGCCCCGGCCCGATCAGATGCGTGCCCCGGTCCCGGTCGGCGACGGGCGGCTGCGCAGCGCGTGCGACAACCTGTCCGCCGTGCTCGCCAGGACCGAAGGAGAGTGCAGTATCCGGCACGGCATGCTCGTGCACGCCGTACGTGCGGTGTGCAGCGGGCCGGTTGAGGGCCTCACCGCGCTGCCCGCCGTCCTTCCCGGCGACGGACGCGGGCCGCTCGCGGACGCGGTGATCGCCGCCGTCGACCGCGGGCCGCTCGGCGCCCTGCCCATCGACCGGCTCGGCGACGGCGAACTGCGTTTCCTCGCCCTGGCGCTCGTCCTGCTCACCGGCCCCGGCGTGCTCGACGTCGACACCAGCACCGAGCTGCTGCCCGCCGGGCAGGTCCTCACCGTCGTCGCCGACGGCCTCGACCTCGGCATGGACCGCAGACAGGCTCGCGAACTGCTGCGCCTGGCGGGTCTGGCCGCCTCCCGCGGGCACATCCGGCTGCTGGCCACCGTGCAGGACCAGACGTGCGCGGACGGCATGGGCGGGGTGTCCGTCACCGCGCTCGGCGGCGAGCAGGGCGGCGGAGCCGGACGGCAGGATGAGGTAGACCAGTCGGGGTGA
- a CDS encoding nucleotide pyrophosphohydrolase: MTRRHDLAALRQRLIDFAAARDWRPFHTPKNLAAALSVEAAELLEIFQWLTPEQAAAVMDDPDSAHRVRDEVADVLAYLLQFCAVLGVDPLTALAEKIDRNEHRFPRPGERPAPSSG, from the coding sequence GTGACCCGACGACACGACCTCGCCGCGCTCCGGCAGCGGCTGATCGACTTCGCCGCCGCCCGCGACTGGCGGCCCTTCCACACGCCGAAGAATCTGGCCGCGGCGCTCAGCGTCGAAGCGGCCGAGCTCCTTGAGATCTTCCAGTGGCTGACCCCCGAGCAGGCCGCGGCGGTCATGGACGACCCGGACTCCGCGCACCGCGTGCGCGACGAAGTCGCCGATGTCCTGGCCTACTTGCTGCAGTTCTGCGCTGTGCTCGGCGTCGACCCGCTCACCGCGCTCGCGGAGAAGATCGACCGCAACGAGCACCGCTTCCCCCGGCCCGGCGAGCGTCCGGCTCCCTCGTCCGGGTGA
- a CDS encoding DUF6099 family protein produces the protein MDAARLVAEGERVMRGTPRPDQVIAEAWQAYELAEALWRLLGHTPDVPVTGAGPPRAARLTRAGDPAGTLGALRQLLGDIGVALVDATCSAEDASGYWLCIEALDVVDEAKDLVDKLARELARGEPEEGGDRGGD, from the coding sequence ATGGACGCGGCACGGCTGGTGGCCGAAGGCGAGCGGGTGATGCGCGGGACACCGCGCCCCGACCAGGTCATCGCGGAGGCATGGCAGGCATACGAGCTGGCGGAGGCCTTGTGGCGGCTGCTCGGGCACACCCCCGACGTGCCGGTCACGGGCGCCGGTCCGCCGCGGGCGGCACGGCTGACCCGGGCCGGCGACCCGGCCGGCACGCTCGGCGCACTGCGGCAGCTGCTCGGGGACATCGGCGTGGCCCTCGTCGACGCCACCTGCTCGGCCGAGGACGCCTCCGGTTACTGGCTGTGCATCGAGGCGCTCGACGTGGTGGACGAGGCGAAGGACCTGGTCGACAAGCTGGCACGGGAGCTCGCCCGCGGCGAACCGGAGGAGGGAGGTGACCGGGGAGGCGATTGA
- a CDS encoding LLM class F420-dependent oxidoreductase: MELRIFTEPQQGASYDTLLAVAKATEDLGFDAFFRSDHYLVMGDSDGLPGPTDAWITLAGLARETSRIRLGTLVTAGTFRLPGVLAIQVAQVDQMSGGRIELGLGSGWYEAEHTAYGIPFPKEKFARLEEQLAVVTGLWGTPVGKTFDYDGTFYQLKDSPALPKPAQPKLPVIVGGLGAKRTPQLAARYAAEFNMPFASQEDTARQFGRVREAAQAAGRAADDLVYSNALVAAVGKDDAEVARRAAAIGREVGELKENGLAGSPAEVVDKIGRYAEAGATRFYLQILDLHDLDHLELISSQVQSQLG; the protein is encoded by the coding sequence ATGGAACTGCGCATCTTCACCGAACCCCAGCAAGGGGCGAGCTACGACACTCTGCTGGCGGTCGCCAAGGCCACCGAGGACCTCGGCTTCGACGCCTTCTTCCGCTCCGACCACTATCTCGTGATGGGCGACTCGGACGGACTGCCCGGACCCACGGACGCGTGGATCACCCTCGCCGGGCTGGCACGGGAGACCAGCAGGATCCGTCTGGGCACGCTCGTCACGGCCGGCACCTTCCGGCTGCCCGGTGTCCTGGCCATCCAGGTGGCCCAGGTCGACCAGATGTCGGGCGGACGGATCGAGCTCGGGCTCGGCTCGGGGTGGTACGAGGCGGAGCACACCGCCTACGGCATCCCGTTCCCCAAGGAGAAGTTCGCGCGCCTGGAGGAACAGCTCGCCGTCGTCACCGGGCTGTGGGGCACCCCCGTGGGCAAGACCTTCGACTACGACGGGACGTTCTACCAGCTGAAGGACTCGCCCGCGCTGCCCAAGCCCGCCCAGCCGAAGCTGCCGGTGATCGTCGGCGGCCTCGGCGCCAAGCGGACCCCGCAGCTGGCTGCGCGGTACGCGGCGGAGTTCAACATGCCCTTCGCGTCGCAGGAGGACACCGCGCGGCAGTTCGGCCGGGTCCGGGAGGCTGCCCAGGCCGCCGGGCGCGCGGCGGACGACCTCGTGTACTCCAACGCGCTGGTCGCCGCGGTGGGCAAGGACGACGCCGAGGTCGCCCGCAGGGCCGCGGCGATCGGCCGTGAGGTCGGCGAGCTGAAGGAGAACGGCCTGGCGGGCTCGCCCGCCGAGGTCGTGGACAAGATCGGGCGGTACGCCGAGGCGGGCGCCACCCGCTTCTACCTCCAGATCCTCGACCTGCACGACCTCGACCACCTGGAGCTGATCTCCTCGCAGGTCCAGTCCCAGCTCGGGTGA
- the mmuM gene encoding homocysteine S-methyltransferase: MSLPAAGEALVLDGGLSNQLADQGCDLDDPLWSARLLADAPEQVEAAHAAYARAGAQVLTTASYQATYEGFARRGIGPARTTALLRRSVELARRAAAAGSGVRVAASVGPYGAMLADGSEYRGRYGLSVRELTAFHRPRIEALAEAGPDVLALETVPDVAEAEAMLKAAQGCGVPVWLSYTVAGDRTRAGQPLAEAFAVAAGREDVVAVGVNCCSPLDADAAVPLAARISGKPVVVYPNSGEGWDPAARAWTGPAAEPVGLAGHALRWREEGARLIGGCCRVGPPAIAAVAGALRP, from the coding sequence ATGTCGCTGCCGGCCGCGGGGGAGGCGCTCGTCCTGGACGGCGGGCTGTCCAACCAGCTCGCCGACCAGGGGTGCGACCTGGACGACCCCCTGTGGTCGGCACGGCTCCTGGCCGACGCGCCCGAGCAGGTCGAGGCCGCGCACGCCGCCTACGCGCGGGCTGGGGCACAGGTGCTGACCACGGCCAGTTACCAGGCGACGTACGAGGGGTTCGCGCGCCGGGGGATCGGCCCGGCGCGGACCACGGCGCTGCTGCGGCGCAGCGTCGAACTCGCCCGGCGGGCCGCGGCGGCGGGGTCCGGCGTGCGGGTGGCGGCGTCGGTCGGGCCGTACGGCGCGATGCTCGCGGACGGCAGCGAGTACCGCGGGCGGTACGGGCTGAGCGTGCGGGAGCTGACGGCGTTCCACCGGCCGAGGATCGAGGCGCTGGCCGAGGCGGGTCCGGACGTCCTCGCGCTGGAGACGGTGCCGGACGTGGCCGAGGCGGAGGCGATGCTGAAGGCCGCCCAGGGGTGCGGCGTCCCGGTGTGGCTGTCGTACACGGTGGCCGGCGACCGCACCCGCGCCGGCCAGCCGCTCGCGGAGGCCTTCGCGGTGGCCGCGGGCCGGGAGGACGTCGTGGCCGTCGGCGTCAACTGCTGCAGCCCGCTGGACGCCGACGCGGCGGTGCCGCTCGCCGCGCGGATCAGCGGCAAGCCCGTCGTCGTCTACCCCAACAGCGGCGAGGGCTGGGACCCGGCCGCCCGCGCATGGACGGGTCCCGCCGCAGAGCCCGTAGGGCTCGCGGGCCACGCCCTGCGGTGGCGGGAGGAGGGCGCACGGCTCATCGGCGGCTGTTGCAGGGTCGGCCCGCCGGCGATCGCCGCCGTCGCCGGGGCGCTGCGCCCCTGA
- a CDS encoding 3' terminal RNA ribose 2'-O-methyltransferase Hen1: MFMTISTTRDAAGPATDLGFLLHKHPDRAQVFSTSYGDAHVFYPEATPDRTTAALLLEVDPPALVRRGRTKGRGGAPDAALAQYVNDRPYAASSLFAVALRTVFSSALRGECRTMPERAAAPLPLRVEVPALPARGGPALVERLFAPLGWRVAAEPVALDEQFPQWGESRYVRLVLEGELRLADALRHLYVLLPVLDDAKHYWVSADEVDKLLRFGEGWLPGHPEQKLITSRYLSRRWSLTQRAMERLELARLADADDIEVEELDNAVAPQAPDDEPERPTPLAVRRREAILAVLRAAGAATVLDLGCGQGQLVAAMLKEPRFTEIVGVDVSARALDMAARRLRLDRMGERQASRVTLLQGALTYTDARLKGYDAAVLSEVIEHVDEPRLPALEYAVFGAARPGTVVVTTPNVEYNVRWETLPHGHVRHADHRFEWTRAQFAEWARRTAALHGYAVRFAPVGPDDPEVGPPTQMAVFTRGDAEPRTVGDPTENDGRTGSGGPDDENEEATA; the protein is encoded by the coding sequence GTGTTCATGACGATCTCCACCACGCGCGACGCGGCAGGACCGGCGACGGACCTGGGATTCCTGCTGCACAAGCACCCGGACCGGGCCCAGGTCTTCTCGACCTCCTACGGGGACGCCCACGTGTTCTACCCCGAGGCGACGCCGGACCGGACGACGGCGGCGCTGCTGCTGGAGGTCGATCCGCCGGCGCTGGTGCGGCGCGGGCGGACCAAGGGCCGGGGCGGGGCGCCGGACGCGGCGCTGGCGCAGTACGTCAACGACCGGCCGTACGCGGCGTCGTCGCTGTTCGCGGTGGCGCTGCGGACGGTGTTCTCCTCGGCGTTGCGGGGGGAGTGCCGCACCATGCCCGAGCGGGCCGCAGCGCCGCTGCCGTTGAGGGTGGAGGTGCCCGCGCTGCCGGCGCGCGGCGGGCCGGCGCTGGTGGAGCGGCTGTTCGCACCGCTCGGCTGGCGGGTGGCGGCCGAACCCGTCGCGCTGGACGAGCAGTTTCCGCAGTGGGGCGAGTCGCGGTACGTGCGGCTGGTGCTGGAGGGCGAGCTGCGGCTGGCCGACGCGCTGCGGCACCTGTACGTGCTGCTGCCGGTGCTGGACGACGCCAAGCACTACTGGGTGTCGGCCGACGAGGTCGACAAGCTGCTGCGGTTCGGCGAGGGCTGGCTGCCCGGCCACCCGGAGCAGAAGCTGATCACCAGCCGCTACCTGTCCCGGCGCTGGTCGCTGACCCAGCGGGCGATGGAGCGGCTGGAGCTGGCCCGGCTGGCGGACGCCGACGACATCGAGGTGGAGGAGCTGGACAACGCGGTCGCGCCGCAGGCCCCGGACGACGAGCCGGAGCGGCCGACCCCGTTGGCGGTGCGGCGCCGTGAGGCGATCCTGGCCGTGCTGCGCGCGGCGGGCGCGGCCACGGTGCTCGACCTGGGCTGCGGGCAGGGGCAGTTGGTCGCGGCGATGCTCAAGGAGCCGCGGTTCACCGAGATCGTCGGCGTGGACGTGTCGGCGCGCGCCCTGGACATGGCCGCCCGGCGGCTGCGGCTGGACCGGATGGGGGAGCGGCAGGCGTCCCGGGTGACGTTGCTCCAGGGGGCGCTGACGTACACCGACGCCCGGCTGAAGGGTTACGACGCGGCGGTGCTGAGCGAGGTGATCGAGCACGTCGACGAGCCGCGGCTGCCGGCGCTGGAGTACGCGGTGTTCGGCGCCGCCCGGCCCGGCACGGTGGTCGTGACCACGCCGAACGTCGAGTACAACGTGCGCTGGGAGACGCTGCCGCACGGGCATGTCCGGCACGCCGACCACCGGTTCGAGTGGACCCGCGCGCAGTTCGCCGAGTGGGCGCGGCGGACGGCCGCGCTCCACGGGTACGCCGTCCGGTTCGCGCCGGTCGGCCCCGATGACCCCGAGGTCGGGCCGCCCACGCAGATGGCCGTCTTCACCCGCGGCGACGCGGAGCCGCGGACGGTCGGCGACCCCACCGAGAACGACGGCCGCACCGGCAGCGGCGGCCCGGACGACGAGAACGAGGAGGCGACGGCATGA
- a CDS encoding polynucleotide kinase-phosphatase has product MTETKTGTGTADATRALAVTDLSLVVLIGASGSGKSTFVARHFKPTEIISSDFCRGLVSDDENDQSATSDAFDVLHYIAGKRLAAGRRTVVDATSVQREARAQLVKLAREHDVLPIAIVLDVPEQVCLERNAARPDRAALPRHVVQRHQRELRRSLRGLEREGFRKVHVLRGVAQIDAARIVTERRYNDLAHLTGPFDIIGDVHGCAFELEALLDRLGYEEQPAQAPQPVPPAPASAAQPASAAQADAASAVAATADVATADVASVGAASAAALPARRRAPGTPLGPRVHPQGRTAVFVGDLVDRGPDSPGVLRRVMAMVEAGSALCVPGNHENKLGRWLKGRQVRHTHGLAETVEQLEREHEADPAFRDRVRTFVDGLVSHYVLDGGRLVVCHAGLPEKYHGRTSGRVRSHALYGETTGETDEFGLPVRYPWAEDYRGRAAVVYGHTPVPTASWLNNTICLDTGAVFGGKLTALRWPEREIVDVPAERVWYEPVRPLESRTQAPGGREGRPLDLADVTGRRIVETSRMGRLAVREENAAAAVEVMSRFAIDPRLLTYLPPTMAPCATSQAEGYLEHPREAFAAFRESGVRHVVCEEKHMGSRAVALVCRDEAVAKERFGVEGVTGALHTRTGRPFFDDPAVTEEFLARLRAAVGAAGLWDELDTGWLLLDAELLPWSLKASGLLRKQYAAVGAAAGAVFPPALAALEAAAARGADVTGLLARQRERAADAGAFTDAYRRYCWTTDGLDGVRLAPFQLLAAEGASLAGLPHDRQLELIDRLVDADAAGGSGSTDGPGSTDGPGRTGHADVTGDAGGAGRARPGGLLQRTGRLMVDTADEQSVEAGVRWWLDATEAGGEGMVVKPLDAQVRDEGGRLVQPGIKCRGREYLRIIYGPEYTRPEHLARLRTRALGHKRSLALREYALGLEALDRLAAGEPLWRVHEAVFAVLALESEPVDPRL; this is encoded by the coding sequence ATGACCGAGACGAAGACCGGGACGGGGACGGCGGACGCGACGCGCGCGCTGGCCGTCACCGACCTGTCCCTGGTGGTGCTGATCGGCGCCAGCGGGTCGGGCAAGTCCACGTTCGTCGCGCGCCACTTCAAGCCCACCGAGATCATCTCCTCGGACTTCTGCCGGGGCCTGGTCAGCGACGACGAGAACGACCAGAGCGCGACGTCGGACGCGTTCGACGTGCTGCACTACATCGCGGGCAAGCGGCTCGCGGCGGGCCGCCGTACCGTCGTCGACGCCACCAGCGTGCAGCGCGAGGCCCGCGCCCAGCTGGTCAAGCTGGCGCGCGAGCACGACGTGCTGCCCATCGCGATCGTCCTGGACGTCCCCGAGCAGGTGTGCCTGGAGCGCAACGCCGCGCGCCCGGACCGGGCCGCGCTGCCGCGCCACGTCGTGCAGCGCCACCAGCGCGAGCTGCGCCGCTCCCTGCGCGGCCTGGAGCGCGAGGGATTCCGCAAGGTGCACGTGCTGCGCGGCGTCGCGCAGATCGACGCGGCGCGGATCGTCACCGAGCGCCGCTACAACGACCTGGCGCACCTGACCGGCCCGTTCGACATCATCGGCGACGTGCACGGCTGCGCCTTCGAGCTGGAGGCGCTGCTCGACCGCCTCGGCTACGAGGAGCAGCCCGCGCAGGCCCCGCAGCCCGTGCCGCCCGCGCCCGCCTCCGCCGCGCAGCCCGCCTCCGCCGCGCAGGCCGACGCCGCGTCCGCTGTCGCCGCTACGGCCGACGTCGCTACCGCCGACGTCGCTTCCGTCGGCGCCGCTTCCGCCGCCGCCCTCCCCGCGCGCCGCCGCGCGCCCGGCACCCCGCTGGGCCCGCGCGTGCACCCGCAGGGACGTACCGCCGTCTTCGTCGGCGACCTGGTGGACCGCGGCCCGGACAGCCCCGGCGTGCTGCGCCGCGTCATGGCGATGGTCGAGGCCGGCTCGGCGCTGTGCGTGCCGGGCAACCACGAGAACAAGCTCGGCCGCTGGCTCAAGGGCCGCCAGGTGCGGCACACCCACGGCCTCGCCGAGACCGTCGAGCAGCTGGAGCGCGAGCACGAGGCCGACCCGGCGTTCCGCGACCGGGTGCGCACCTTCGTGGACGGCCTGGTCAGCCACTACGTGCTGGACGGCGGCCGGCTCGTGGTGTGCCACGCCGGCCTGCCGGAGAAGTACCACGGCCGCACCTCCGGACGGGTGCGCTCGCACGCGCTGTACGGGGAGACGACCGGCGAGACCGACGAGTTCGGCCTGCCGGTGCGTTACCCGTGGGCGGAGGACTACCGCGGCCGGGCCGCCGTCGTCTACGGCCACACCCCTGTGCCCACCGCGTCGTGGCTGAACAACACGATCTGCCTGGACACCGGCGCGGTCTTCGGCGGGAAGCTGACCGCGCTGCGCTGGCCGGAGCGCGAGATCGTCGACGTCCCGGCCGAGCGCGTCTGGTACGAGCCGGTCCGCCCGCTGGAGTCGCGGACGCAGGCGCCGGGCGGCCGGGAGGGCCGGCCGCTGGACCTGGCCGACGTGACGGGCCGCCGCATCGTGGAGACGTCGCGGATGGGCCGGCTCGCGGTGCGCGAGGAGAACGCGGCGGCGGCGGTGGAGGTCATGAGCCGTTTCGCGATCGACCCGCGGCTGCTGACCTACCTGCCGCCGACCATGGCGCCGTGCGCGACCTCGCAGGCGGAGGGCTACCTGGAGCACCCGCGCGAGGCGTTCGCCGCCTTCCGCGAGAGCGGCGTGCGCCACGTGGTGTGCGAGGAGAAGCACATGGGCTCGCGCGCGGTGGCCCTGGTGTGCCGCGACGAGGCGGTGGCGAAGGAGCGGTTCGGCGTCGAGGGCGTCACCGGCGCGCTGCACACCCGCACCGGGCGGCCGTTCTTCGACGACCCCGCGGTGACCGAGGAGTTCCTCGCGCGGCTGCGCGCCGCGGTCGGGGCGGCGGGGCTGTGGGACGAGCTGGACACCGGCTGGCTGCTGCTGGACGCGGAGCTGCTGCCGTGGTCGCTGAAGGCGTCGGGGCTGCTGCGCAAGCAGTACGCGGCGGTCGGCGCGGCGGCGGGCGCGGTGTTCCCGCCCGCGCTTGCGGCTCTGGAGGCAGCGGCGGCGCGCGGCGCCGACGTGACCGGGCTGCTCGCCCGGCAGCGCGAACGGGCCGCGGACGCGGGGGCGTTCACCGACGCCTACCGCCGCTACTGCTGGACCACCGACGGGCTCGACGGGGTACGCCTCGCGCCGTTCCAGCTCCTCGCCGCCGAGGGCGCGAGCCTGGCCGGGCTCCCGCACGACCGGCAGCTGGAGCTGATCGACCGGCTCGTCGACGCGGACGCGGCAGGCGGATCGGGGAGCACGGACGGACCGGGGAGCACGGACGGACCGGGCAGAACGGGGCACGCCGACGTCACGGGGGACGCCGGCGGCGCCGGCCGCGCCCGCCCGGGCGGCCTGCTCCAGCGCACCGGCCGGCTGATGGTCGACACGGCGGACGAGCAGTCGGTCGAGGCCGGCGTCCGGTGGTGGCTGGACGCGACCGAGGCCGGCGGCGAGGGCATGGTCGTCAAGCCGCTGGACGCCCAGGTGCGCGACGAGGGCGGCCGGCTGGTGCAGCCGGGCATCAAGTGCCGCGGCCGGGAGTATCTGCGGATCATCTACGGTCCGGAGTACACCCGGCCCGAGCACCTGGCGCGGCTGCGGACCCGGGCACTGGGCCACAAGCGGTCGCTGGCGCTGCGCGAGTACGCGCTCGGTCTGGAGGCGCTGGACCGCCTGGCGGCGGGCGAGCCGTTGTGGCGCGTGCACGAGGCGGTGTTCGCGGTCCTCGCGCTGGAGTCCGAGCCGGTCGACCCCCGACTGTGA